One region of Malus x domestica mitochondrion, complete genome genomic DNA includes:
- the rps12 gene encoding ribosomal protein S12 produces MPTLNQLIRHGREEKRRTDRTRASDQCPQKQGVCPRVSTRTPKKPNSAPRKIAKVRLSNRHDIFAHIPGEGHNLQEHSMVLIRGGRVKDLPGVKFHCIRGVKDLLGIPDRRRGRSKYGAEKPKSR; encoded by the coding sequence ATGCCCACATTAAATCAATTGATTCGTCATGGTAGAGAAGAAAAACGGCGCACGGACCGTACTCGAGCTTCGGATCAATGTCCCCAGAAGCAAGGAGTATGCCCGCGTGTTTCAACGAGAACACCGAAAAAACCTAATTCAGCTCCACGTAAGATAGCCAAAGTACGTTTGAGCAATCGACATGATATATTTGCTCACATTCCAGGCGAAGGTCATAATTTGCAGGAACATTCTATGGTGTTAATAAGAGGAGGTAGAGTGAAAGATTTGCCAGGTGTGAAATTCCATTGTATTCGAGGAGTCAAGGATTTGCTGGGAATTCCGGATCGAAGAAGAGGCAGATCAAAATATGGTGCGGAAAAACCCAAATCGAGATGA